From the Pseudodesulfovibrio alkaliphilus genome, one window contains:
- a CDS encoding ferritin, translating to MLSEKMQDALNDQMNWEIYSAHIYLSMASHFAGAGLAGFSSWMYAQYQEEMFHAMRFFNYINEAGGHARLGAIEAPPYAWESPLAAFEHALEHEQGVTARINALADLAMDERNHAVGIFLQWFISEQVEEEDSVGDIVGKLKMVGDGGGLFMLDRDLGTRIFTPPTNA from the coding sequence ATGCTCAGTGAAAAAATGCAGGACGCGCTCAACGACCAGATGAACTGGGAGATTTATTCTGCCCACATCTATCTTTCCATGGCCTCCCACTTCGCCGGGGCCGGTCTGGCTGGATTCTCCTCCTGGATGTACGCCCAGTATCAGGAGGAAATGTTCCACGCCATGCGTTTCTTCAACTATATCAATGAGGCAGGGGGGCATGCCAGGCTTGGAGCCATCGAGGCCCCGCCCTACGCATGGGAGTCGCCCCTGGCCGCCTTCGAGCATGCTTTGGAGCATGAACAGGGCGTGACCGCACGCATCAACGCCCTGGCCGATCTGGCCATGGACGAGCGCAACCATGCTGTGGGCATCTTCCTGCAATGGTTCATCTCTGAACAGGTGGAGGAAGAGGATTCCGTGGGCGATATCGTGGGCAAGCTCAAGATGGTGGGTGACGGCGGCGGGCTGTTCATGCTCGATCGCGACCTGGGCACCCGGATTTTTACGCCCCCGACCAACGCCTAG
- the dnaX gene encoding DNA polymerase III subunit gamma/tau, giving the protein MSTSNLTAKYRPQTFAEVAGQEAIKAILSRAAQQDRIAPAYLFSGTRGVGKTTIARIFAKALNCVDSPTAEPCNQCSNCRQITAGVAVDVIEIDGASNRGIDDARRLKEDIGYAPVECRYKVFIIDEAHMLTKEAFNALLKTLEEPPPRATFIMATTEPHKFPATIVSRCQHYTFKMLSQQGLVDHLEKLMNAEALQYEPGALQIIAKRGAGSVRDSMSLLGQALAMGEEVLREESVRGFLGLAGQDVFLRLMEAMYSRDLVAVGLVLRQVLDQGLDLGFFLRELTTCWRNMFLLRQAGPEALPLLGLSDDESRAWMDWAVKFAPAHIHACWQMTLDGQRKVMTSLEPALALELLLLNQTCLPDLIDLQAMAGPGPKDGGSGQGTPPRRVPGSGPGHAGPSGQGQRFEPPRPVSSAPSQQAAQRPAPSAPQGRAPGGAGTASDPETPAGEPPADSQEYRSGAAMPQVETRVPAPAAPQEQIPPSYDQGPPEDRDCPPEMTDQATDHAQWEAPLQPPAPSRQAGRRDWSGFLDFVAERNGQAGVRVAMLRLTEGHLGKSELVIRCKSRMHCSQLTDNATFSSLAALAGEYFGPEVELRVETGDIAVPKTDRQLQEEAERHPGVLKVMEAFSAQMLSVSHRRQ; this is encoded by the coding sequence ATGAGCACATCGAATCTCACCGCCAAATACAGGCCCCAGACCTTTGCCGAGGTCGCCGGGCAGGAAGCCATCAAGGCGATCCTCTCGCGGGCCGCGCAGCAGGACCGCATCGCTCCGGCTTATCTTTTTTCTGGGACGCGGGGGGTGGGCAAAACCACCATCGCCCGTATCTTCGCCAAGGCCCTCAATTGCGTTGATTCACCTACGGCCGAGCCGTGCAACCAGTGCTCCAACTGCAGGCAGATCACGGCCGGGGTGGCCGTGGATGTCATAGAGATCGACGGGGCCTCCAATCGGGGCATCGATGACGCCCGCCGTCTCAAGGAGGACATCGGGTACGCTCCGGTGGAGTGCCGCTACAAGGTCTTTATCATCGACGAGGCGCACATGTTGACCAAGGAGGCGTTCAACGCGTTGCTCAAGACCCTTGAGGAGCCTCCGCCGCGTGCCACCTTCATCATGGCCACCACAGAGCCGCACAAGTTTCCAGCCACCATCGTCAGCCGCTGCCAGCACTATACCTTCAAGATGCTCTCCCAGCAGGGACTTGTGGATCATCTGGAAAAGCTCATGAACGCCGAGGCGCTGCAATACGAACCGGGTGCCCTCCAGATTATTGCCAAGCGCGGTGCGGGCAGTGTGCGCGATTCCATGTCGCTGCTTGGTCAGGCCCTGGCCATGGGCGAGGAGGTGCTGCGCGAGGAGAGTGTGCGCGGTTTTCTCGGGCTGGCCGGGCAGGATGTGTTTTTGCGGCTCATGGAGGCCATGTATTCACGCGATCTCGTGGCCGTGGGGCTGGTTCTGCGGCAGGTTTTGGATCAGGGGCTTGATCTTGGGTTCTTCCTGCGCGAGCTGACCACCTGCTGGCGCAACATGTTTCTGCTGCGGCAGGCCGGGCCCGAAGCCCTGCCACTGCTCGGCCTCTCGGATGACGAGAGCCGGGCCTGGATGGACTGGGCCGTGAAGTTCGCGCCTGCCCACATCCATGCCTGTTGGCAGATGACCCTCGACGGCCAGCGCAAGGTCATGACCAGCCTTGAGCCCGCTTTGGCGCTGGAACTGCTGCTTTTGAACCAGACCTGTCTGCCCGACCTGATTGATCTTCAGGCCATGGCCGGTCCGGGGCCCAAGGATGGCGGTTCTGGACAGGGAACACCGCCGCGCCGCGTTCCGGGATCCGGGCCGGGCCATGCCGGACCATCCGGCCAGGGACAGCGGTTCGAGCCGCCCCGGCCGGTTTCTTCAGCCCCTTCGCAGCAAGCGGCCCAGCGTCCGGCACCGTCCGCTCCCCAGGGCCGGGCTCCCGGCGGGGCCGGGACGGCGAGCGACCCGGAAACCCCGGCAGGGGAACCCCCAGCGGACTCGCAGGAATATCGATCAGGCGCTGCCATGCCCCAGGTTGAAACACGGGTTCCAGCGCCCGCCGCGCCACAGGAGCAGATACCGCCGTCCTATGACCAGGGACCGCCAGAAGACCGGGACTGCCCGCCCGAGATGACGGATCAGGCAACTGACCATGCCCAATGGGAGGCGCCGCTTCAGCCCCCAGCTCCGTCCCGACAGGCAGGTCGGCGCGACTGGAGCGGCTTTCTTGATTTCGTCGCCGAGCGCAACGGCCAGGCCGGGGTTCGGGTGGCCATGCTCCGCCTGACCGAAGGCCATCTGGGAAAGTCCGAGCTGGTCATACGCTGCAAGTCCCGGATGCACTGCTCGCAACTGACTGACAATGCAACATTTTCATCCCTTGCAGCCCTGGCCGGGGAGTATTTCGGCCCCGAGGTTGAACTTCGGGTGGAAACAGGTGATATTGCCGTCCCCAAGACGGACAGACAGCTTCAGGAAGAGGCCGAGCGGCATCCGGGCGTTCTCAAGGTGATGGAAGCCTTCAGTGCGCAGATGCTTTCGGTGAGCCACCGCAGGCAGTAA
- a CDS encoding aminotransferase class I/II-fold pyridoxal phosphate-dependent enzyme, protein MSKFARVDRLPPYVFAQVNELKMKMRHAGADIIDLGMGNPDVPTPKPILDKLTEAAYRPGNSKYSASKGIKGLRKAIRDWYLRRYDVSLDDNQEVCVTMGAKEGLAHLALAMLSPGDVVLAPDPAYPIHPYASIIAGADVRRVPIGPGQDFFENLETAVRHTWPKPKLLIINFPHNPTTQCVELPFFQRIVDFAREHKLFVIHDLAYADFVFDGYTAPSFMQAEGAKDVGVEFFSMTKSYSMAGMRVGFCVGNPDMVQALTRLKSYLDYGIYQPIQIAATCALNGDLGENPKFTTEDMDKAVKEIMSVYTDRRDALCEGLNRIGWTVTPPKATMFLWAPIPEEFRHMGSVEFAKMLLQEAEVAVSPGLGFGEYGDDHVRFSFVENRHRTNQAVRNLRKFFGKG, encoded by the coding sequence ATGTCCAAATTCGCGAGAGTCGATAGGCTCCCCCCTTACGTCTTCGCCCAGGTCAACGAGTTGAAGATGAAGATGCGCCACGCGGGCGCGGACATCATTGATCTTGGCATGGGCAACCCCGACGTGCCCACTCCCAAGCCTATCCTCGACAAGCTGACTGAAGCCGCCTATCGACCCGGCAACTCCAAGTATTCGGCATCCAAGGGCATCAAGGGACTGCGCAAGGCTATTCGCGACTGGTATCTACGCCGTTATGATGTCTCCCTTGACGACAACCAGGAGGTCTGTGTGACCATGGGGGCCAAGGAGGGGTTAGCCCACTTGGCGCTGGCCATGCTCAGCCCCGGCGACGTAGTCCTCGCCCCGGACCCGGCCTACCCCATCCATCCTTACGCCTCCATCATCGCGGGAGCCGACGTACGTAGGGTGCCCATCGGTCCCGGCCAGGACTTTTTCGAGAACCTGGAAACAGCCGTGCGTCATACATGGCCCAAGCCAAAGCTCCTGATCATCAACTTCCCGCACAACCCGACCACCCAGTGCGTGGAGCTGCCCTTTTTCCAGCGCATTGTGGACTTCGCCCGCGAACACAAGCTTTTCGTCATCCACGACCTTGCATATGCGGACTTCGTCTTTGACGGCTACACCGCCCCGAGCTTCATGCAGGCCGAAGGGGCCAAGGACGTGGGCGTGGAGTTCTTTTCCATGACCAAGAGCTACTCCATGGCGGGTATGCGCGTGGGATTTTGCGTGGGCAACCCGGACATGGTTCAGGCCCTGACCCGCCTCAAAAGCTATCTCGACTACGGCATCTACCAGCCCATTCAGATTGCAGCCACCTGCGCCCTCAATGGCGACCTGGGCGAGAATCCAAAATTCACCACCGAGGACATGGACAAGGCGGTGAAAGAGATCATGTCCGTGTACACAGACCGGCGCGACGCCCTGTGTGAAGGTCTCAACCGCATCGGCTGGACCGTGACCCCGCCCAAGGCGACCATGTTCCTATGGGCTCCCATTCCCGAGGAGTTCCGCCACATGGGCTCGGTGGAGTTTGCCAAGATGCTTCTGCAGGAAGCCGAGGTGGCTGTTTCTCCCGGCCTCGGATTCGGCGAGTACGGCGACGACCATGTCCGGTTCAGTTTTGTGGAGAACCGTCACCGCACCAATCAGGCAGTGCGCAATCTCCGAAAATTCTTCGGAAAGGGCTAA
- a CDS encoding 2-oxoacid:ferredoxin oxidoreductase subunit beta: MTSIEQYGQFETSWCPGCGNFPLLESLKKALMRLDLPPHRVMVSSGIGQAAKAPHYMHCHMFNGLHGRSLPVAQGMKMANPEMTVICQSGDGCVYGEGGNHFLAAIRRNMDITLLVHDNQIYGLTKGQASPTTQRGHVTKTQPGGAPSEAFNPVAVAVAMKAGFVARAFTGEPEHLTEMIVQAVSHPGFSLVDIFQPCVSFNKVNTFGWYKEHCRIIEDHDPTDWASAMALADEFGERIPLGVLYRGERPVLATSMPLARHRYGADALVAVLESYA; encoded by the coding sequence ATGACATCTATCGAACAATACGGTCAATTCGAGACCTCCTGGTGTCCCGGCTGCGGCAATTTCCCGCTGCTGGAGTCCCTCAAGAAGGCGCTTATGCGCCTTGACCTGCCCCCGCATCGGGTGATGGTCTCCTCGGGAATAGGCCAGGCGGCCAAGGCCCCGCACTACATGCACTGCCACATGTTCAACGGTTTGCACGGCCGGTCCCTGCCCGTGGCCCAGGGCATGAAGATGGCCAACCCGGAGATGACAGTCATCTGCCAGTCCGGTGACGGCTGCGTCTATGGCGAAGGCGGCAATCACTTCCTGGCCGCCATCCGGCGCAACATGGACATCACCCTGCTGGTCCACGACAACCAGATATACGGGCTGACCAAGGGGCAGGCCAGCCCCACCACCCAGCGCGGGCATGTGACCAAGACCCAGCCCGGCGGGGCGCCCTCCGAGGCTTTCAACCCAGTGGCCGTGGCCGTGGCCATGAAGGCCGGGTTCGTGGCCCGCGCCTTTACCGGCGAGCCCGAGCACCTGACGGAGATGATCGTCCAGGCTGTTAGCCATCCCGGCTTTTCCCTGGTGGACATTTTTCAGCCTTGCGTTTCCTTCAACAAAGTCAACACTTTCGGTTGGTATAAGGAGCATTGCCGTATCATTGAGGATCACGATCCGACGGATTGGGCCTCTGCCATGGCCCTAGCCGACGAGTTCGGCGAGCGCATCCCCCTTGGCGTACTTTATCGTGGCGAACGGCCGGTGCTGGCCACGTCCATGCCGCTGGCAAGGCATCGCTATGGGGCCGACGCCCTGGTGGCCGTGCTGGAGTCCTATGCCTGA
- a CDS encoding 2-oxoacid:acceptor oxidoreductase subunit alpha, with protein MPDTSINIVIGGGAGQGLATVGQLMARAATRAGYHLLVNQDYMSRIRGGHNFFSIRMGAEPVMAIAEGIDVLVALDGRTIDEQSAQLNAGAIVIAGDTIDTAGLNALRVPFKELAPKPLFHNVAALGVLGAAVCGEVSILEDLLRQTFAKKGEAVVQANIEVVRKAHDWVGEQAFDFSCIAPPPEHPGKRLMLDGNEAIALGALAAGCNFVSFYPMTPATTVPITLIAKGAPLGLVHDQAEDEIAAINMAIGASYAGARALVATSGGGFALMTEGVSLAGVSETPLVVVVAQRPGPATGMATRTEQADLNLVLYSGHGEFPRAVFAPGTVEQCFYLTHRAFDLAEQYQTPMFVLTDQFLADSYRTVAPFDLGGLPEIAQPLLEAPSPYARYALTDDGVSPRMVPGFSEVLVRADSHEHDEHGRITEDAANRVRQNVKRLDKGNGLMQDVIGPEYYGPDESDEGADLVLLCWGSSLGACLEAAQTLNAKGLVRTTVLHFSQVYPLREEQFMDFLESAGQVVAVEGNATAQFARLVARETGFVVTGSVLRFDGRPLSPRYILKGLESIV; from the coding sequence ATGCCGGACACAAGCATCAACATCGTCATCGGCGGCGGAGCCGGGCAGGGACTGGCCACAGTGGGCCAGCTCATGGCACGAGCCGCCACGAGGGCCGGGTATCATCTGCTGGTCAATCAGGACTACATGTCGCGCATTCGGGGCGGACACAATTTCTTTTCCATCCGCATGGGGGCGGAGCCGGTGATGGCCATCGCGGAGGGAATCGACGTACTGGTGGCCCTTGATGGCAGGACTATCGACGAGCAAAGTGCCCAGCTCAATGCCGGGGCCATCGTCATCGCCGGGGACACCATCGACACCGCAGGACTGAACGCCCTGCGTGTGCCCTTCAAGGAGCTGGCCCCCAAACCGCTGTTCCACAACGTGGCGGCCCTGGGTGTCCTTGGCGCGGCCGTGTGTGGCGAGGTGTCCATTCTTGAAGACCTGCTGCGCCAGACCTTCGCCAAGAAGGGGGAGGCAGTGGTCCAGGCCAATATCGAAGTGGTGCGCAAGGCTCATGACTGGGTCGGGGAGCAGGCGTTCGACTTTTCCTGCATCGCACCGCCGCCGGAGCATCCGGGCAAGCGGCTGATGCTCGACGGCAACGAGGCTATCGCCCTGGGCGCTCTGGCCGCCGGATGCAACTTCGTGTCCTTCTATCCCATGACCCCGGCAACCACCGTGCCCATCACCCTTATCGCCAAGGGAGCGCCGCTGGGATTGGTCCATGATCAGGCCGAGGACGAGATCGCGGCCATCAACATGGCCATCGGCGCTTCCTATGCCGGAGCCAGGGCCTTGGTGGCCACCTCCGGGGGCGGGTTCGCCCTGATGACCGAAGGCGTGAGCTTGGCCGGGGTCTCGGAGACGCCGCTGGTGGTCGTGGTGGCCCAGCGGCCCGGCCCGGCCACGGGCATGGCCACCCGCACCGAGCAGGCGGACCTGAATCTGGTTCTCTATTCCGGTCACGGCGAGTTCCCCAGGGCCGTATTTGCTCCCGGAACGGTGGAGCAATGCTTTTATCTCACCCATCGCGCCTTTGATCTGGCCGAGCAGTACCAGACGCCCATGTTCGTGCTCACGGACCAGTTCCTGGCCGACTCGTACAGGACTGTTGCCCCCTTTGACCTCGGCGGGCTGCCCGAGATCGCGCAGCCGCTTCTGGAGGCTCCATCTCCCTATGCGCGCTACGCCCTGACAGACGATGGCGTCTCGCCACGGATGGTGCCCGGCTTTTCCGAGGTGCTGGTGCGGGCCGATTCCCACGAGCACGACGAACATGGCCGCATCACCGAGGACGCGGCCAACCGGGTGCGCCAGAACGTCAAGCGGCTGGACAAGGGCAACGGCCTGATGCAGGACGTTATCGGTCCAGAGTATTATGGCCCCGACGAAAGTGATGAGGGTGCGGACCTTGTGCTCCTGTGCTGGGGATCATCCCTTGGCGCATGTCTTGAGGCGGCGCAAACCCTGAACGCCAAGGGCCTTGTGCGTACGACCGTGCTCCATTTCAGCCAGGTCTATCCCCTGCGCGAGGAGCAGTTCATGGATTTCCTTGAATCCGCCGGACAGGTGGTGGCCGTGGAGGGCAACGCCACGGCCCAGTTCGCCCGGCTGGTGGCCCGCGAGACAGGATTTGTGGTCACCGGCTCAGTCCTGCGCTTCGACGGCAGGCCGCTCAGTCCACGGTATATTCTCAAGGGCCTTGAAAGCATCGTCTAG
- the recR gene encoding recombination mediator RecR — translation MQNIPGPLREVVEQLSSLPGVGPKSALRIALTLLKMPRERANGVAKSILDLRENLCLCEECACLAEASPCAICADPAREVDQLCVVPEWDALLAMEDMGVYRGRYLVLGGLLSPLDGVSPANLETERLRRHLRAGHVRELILALGATLDAEATASFIKNLVEAEFSDINVSRLAQGIPMGGEVKFMDRETLRQSLVHRQKV, via the coding sequence TTGCAGAATATTCCAGGTCCCCTCAGGGAGGTGGTGGAGCAGCTCTCCAGCCTTCCCGGAGTGGGGCCAAAATCGGCCCTGCGCATTGCGCTGACCCTGCTCAAGATGCCACGCGAGCGGGCCAACGGTGTGGCAAAGTCCATTCTCGATCTGCGTGAGAACCTGTGTCTGTGCGAGGAGTGCGCCTGTCTGGCCGAGGCCAGTCCCTGCGCCATCTGCGCCGACCCGGCCCGCGAGGTGGACCAGCTCTGTGTCGTGCCCGAGTGGGACGCGCTGCTGGCCATGGAGGACATGGGCGTGTACCGGGGCCGCTATCTGGTCCTGGGAGGCCTACTCTCGCCCCTTGATGGGGTGTCTCCGGCCAACCTGGAAACCGAGCGGCTGCGCCGCCATCTCCGGGCCGGGCATGTGCGGGAACTGATCCTGGCCCTGGGCGCCACGCTGGATGCCGAGGCCACGGCCTCGTTCATCAAGAATCTGGTCGAGGCGGAGTTCTCCGACATCAATGTCAGCCGTCTGGCCCAGGGCATTCCCATGGGCGGAGAGGTCAAATTCATGGACAGGGAGACGCTTCGGCAATCCCTGGTCCACAGGCAGAAAGTGTGA
- a CDS encoding branched-chain amino acid transaminase — protein sequence MVQKSETIWFDGKQVPWDEANVHVLTHTLHYGAGVFEGIRAYQCTDGSSEVFRLEEHMIRLVNSAKILGLKVPYSAAELCDAAIETLMRNKLAGAYLRPLVFIGEGVMGVHPGNNPIRTVIATWPWGAYLGDEALEKGIKIKTSTFARHHVNVMMTKAKACGNYVNSVLAKTEAVADGYHEAVLLDTTGHVSEGSGENIFMVVNDVIYTPHSDGVLGGLTRDSIINLATDLGYEVREEPITRDMLYIADEVFFTGTAAELTPVSSIDRREIGEGKAGPVAKLLQTEYFKIVKGENPDYEHWLHRYTI from the coding sequence ATGGTCCAAAAATCGGAAACCATCTGGTTTGATGGCAAACAAGTCCCCTGGGACGAGGCAAATGTCCACGTCCTGACCCATACACTGCACTATGGTGCCGGCGTCTTCGAAGGCATCCGGGCCTACCAGTGTACCGACGGCAGCTCCGAGGTCTTCCGGCTTGAAGAGCATATGATCAGACTGGTCAACTCGGCCAAGATACTGGGCCTCAAGGTGCCCTACAGCGCCGCCGAATTATGCGATGCCGCCATTGAGACCCTGATGCGCAACAAGCTGGCCGGAGCCTATCTGCGCCCGCTCGTCTTTATCGGCGAAGGCGTCATGGGGGTGCATCCTGGCAACAATCCCATCCGCACGGTCATCGCCACATGGCCTTGGGGCGCGTACCTGGGTGACGAGGCACTGGAAAAGGGCATCAAGATCAAAACCAGCACCTTTGCCCGCCATCACGTCAATGTGATGATGACCAAGGCCAAAGCCTGCGGCAACTATGTCAACTCCGTGCTGGCCAAGACCGAGGCCGTGGCCGACGGCTACCACGAAGCCGTGCTGCTGGATACCACCGGCCATGTGTCCGAGGGGTCTGGCGAGAACATTTTCATGGTGGTCAACGATGTCATTTACACCCCGCACTCCGATGGCGTTCTGGGCGGCCTGACTCGCGACTCGATCATCAACCTGGCCACGGACCTGGGCTACGAGGTCCGCGAGGAGCCCATCACCCGCGACATGCTCTACATCGCCGACGAGGTCTTCTTTACCGGCACAGCGGCCGAACTCACCCCGGTCAGTTCCATTGATCGCCGCGAGATCGGCGAGGGCAAGGCCGGGCCGGTGGCAAAGCTGCTTCAAACCGAGTATTTCAAGATCGTCAAGGGTGAGAACCCCGACTACGAGCACTGGCTTCACCGCTACACCATCTAG
- the recD2 gene encoding SF1B family DNA helicase RecD2, producing MSEEQLTFLSGAEVQSVVYHNRENGYAIARCRLRDEPGQFSIVGTMGELTAGSTLDLHGVWTTHPKFGRQFEVRTFEQARPATENGVIRFLQSSIKGVGEKTATRLVEVFGVSVLDLLDDDPEQLLTIKGISKNKLTDIVDSWSRQREIKNLLVFLQTHGVPTTFAGKIFHLHGAQAERKLRDNPYDLAYEIRGVGFRTADQMAMKLGFAPDCAQRLEAAIAYTLFTSCDRGGHLFIPRDTLLSDVARMLDTTDFDRLELALYSLEEKKRVRIETLADQGVSDAVYLIHFYHYENEIAQRLHQLVSHPTPVSRKKIEKTLPKVEDRLGFKLSDEQRGAVFEACSNKVFIITGGPGTGKTTITRAIMLTLKELGLKIKQAAPTGRAAKRMAEATGHAALTVHRLLQYQPDGGFHYCEDQKLKADVLVVDEASMVDAHLFVSILRSLPHTCRLILVGDVNQLPSVGPGNVLADLINSAKVPCAVLTHIFRQAQESFIVVNAHRINSGQFPRQHPCQAPQADFFWIPQEDPAKVQRLILDSVCERIPERYGLDPLRDIQVLTPMHKGEVGTQALNAALQERLNPSGPNARELKRKFVTYRAGDRVIQLKNNYDKEVFNGDLGWIVDVDMEAHELVVEFDGNHVQYEASEMDELGLAYAVSVHKSQGSEYRAVVMPIVTQHFMLLQRNLLYTGLTRARELAVLIGSERAFQIGLNNATAGQRNTHLAHRLRGRFVQASLA from the coding sequence ATGAGTGAGGAGCAGCTGACCTTTCTCTCCGGGGCAGAGGTGCAGTCCGTGGTCTACCACAACAGGGAGAACGGCTATGCCATCGCCCGCTGCCGTCTGCGCGACGAGCCGGGCCAGTTCTCCATCGTGGGCACCATGGGCGAGTTGACGGCCGGGTCCACCTTGGACCTGCACGGCGTCTGGACCACGCACCCCAAGTTTGGCCGCCAGTTCGAGGTGCGTACCTTCGAACAGGCCCGACCCGCCACCGAGAACGGGGTCATCCGTTTTCTGCAATCTTCCATCAAGGGCGTGGGCGAAAAGACCGCCACAAGGCTGGTGGAGGTCTTTGGCGTATCTGTGCTGGACCTCCTTGACGACGATCCGGAGCAGCTCCTGACCATCAAGGGCATCTCCAAAAACAAGCTCACGGACATCGTCGACTCCTGGAGCCGTCAGCGCGAGATCAAGAATCTGCTCGTCTTTCTCCAAACCCATGGCGTGCCCACCACCTTTGCCGGGAAGATTTTCCATCTGCACGGCGCCCAGGCAGAGCGCAAGCTGCGCGACAATCCCTATGACCTGGCCTACGAGATCCGCGGTGTGGGCTTTCGCACCGCAGACCAGATGGCCATGAAACTCGGCTTTGCCCCGGATTGCGCCCAGAGGCTGGAGGCGGCCATCGCCTACACGCTGTTCACCTCCTGCGACCGTGGCGGGCACCTGTTCATTCCCAGAGACACGCTTCTTTCCGATGTGGCCCGGATGCTCGACACCACGGATTTCGACAGACTCGAGCTTGCGCTGTATTCGCTGGAGGAGAAAAAACGGGTGCGTATCGAGACCCTGGCGGACCAGGGCGTGTCTGACGCCGTCTACCTGATACATTTTTATCACTACGAGAACGAGATAGCCCAGCGGCTCCACCAACTGGTCAGCCATCCCACGCCTGTAAGCCGCAAGAAAATCGAGAAGACTCTGCCCAAGGTGGAGGACAGGCTTGGTTTCAAGCTTTCCGACGAACAGCGCGGGGCCGTTTTCGAGGCGTGCAGCAACAAGGTCTTCATCATCACAGGCGGGCCGGGCACAGGAAAGACCACCATCACCAGGGCCATCATGCTCACCCTCAAGGAGCTGGGCCTCAAGATCAAGCAGGCCGCGCCCACGGGCCGGGCGGCCAAGCGCATGGCCGAGGCGACGGGCCACGCGGCCCTGACGGTCCACCGTCTGCTCCAGTACCAGCCGGACGGCGGGTTCCATTACTGCGAGGACCAGAAGCTCAAGGCGGACGTACTGGTGGTGGATGAGGCGAGCATGGTGGATGCGCACCTGTTCGTGTCCATCCTGCGCTCTCTGCCGCACACCTGCCGCCTGATCCTGGTGGGCGATGTCAATCAGTTGCCCAGCGTCGGTCCGGGCAACGTCCTGGCAGACCTGATCAACTCAGCCAAGGTTCCCTGCGCGGTCCTGACCCATATCTTCCGTCAGGCCCAGGAGAGCTTTATCGTGGTCAATGCCCACCGCATCAACAGCGGACAGTTTCCCCGCCAGCACCCCTGTCAGGCTCCGCAGGCCGATTTTTTCTGGATTCCCCAGGAGGACCCGGCCAAGGTGCAGCGGCTCATCCTCGACAGCGTCTGCGAACGTATCCCCGAGCGCTACGGGCTTGATCCCCTGCGCGACATACAGGTGCTCACTCCCATGCACAAGGGGGAGGTGGGCACCCAGGCCCTCAATGCGGCCCTGCAGGAACGGCTCAATCCGTCAGGTCCGAACGCCCGCGAACTAAAGCGCAAATTTGTCACCTACCGGGCAGGCGACCGGGTCATTCAACTCAAGAACAATTACGACAAGGAAGTGTTCAACGGCGACCTCGGCTGGATCGTGGACGTGGACATGGAGGCCCATGAACTGGTTGTGGAGTTCGACGGCAACCATGTTCAGTATGAGGCATCGGAGATGGACGAGCTTGGACTCGCCTATGCCGTGAGTGTTCACAAGTCCCAGGGCAGCGAATACCGGGCTGTGGTCATGCCCATCGTCACTCAGCATTTCATGCTCCTGCAACGCAATCTGCTCTACACCGGACTGACCCGCGCCCGCGAGCTGGCCGTGCTCATCGGCAGCGAACGGGCATTCCAGATCGGTCTGAACAACGCCACGGCCGGACAACGCAACACTCATCTCGCCCATCGGCTGCGTGGCAGATTCGTCCAGGCCAGCCTCGCCTGA
- a CDS encoding YbaB/EbfC family nucleoid-associated protein yields MRNMNEMIRQAQIMQRKMSEKQEQLKSMTVEAASGGGMVKVTVTGGQELVGVSIEPSVVEAGDVEMLQDLVLTAANEALKKSKELMEKELSAVTGGLNIPGMF; encoded by the coding sequence ATGAGAAACATGAACGAGATGATTCGTCAGGCGCAGATCATGCAGCGCAAGATGAGCGAGAAGCAGGAACAGCTCAAGTCCATGACTGTTGAGGCGGCGAGCGGCGGCGGCATGGTCAAGGTCACGGTCACTGGCGGCCAGGAACTGGTCGGGGTGTCCATCGAACCGAGCGTGGTCGAAGCCGGAGACGTGGAGATGCTCCAGGATCTGGTCCTGACCGCGGCCAACGAGGCCCTCAAGAAATCCAAGGAACTCATGGAGAAGGAACTCTCGGCCGTGACCGGCGGGTTGAACATCCCCGGAATGTTCTAG